Part of the Rhizoctonia solani chromosome 2, complete sequence genome is shown below.
ATGATATTCTGTATGGGCAATCAATACGATACCAATATTCGAGACACGGTATAACACACCAACATGGTCTAGGTGGAGGTCAGAAAACTCATATAATCAAGAAGGACTACCCCGAATATATCTTGCGTACCATTCCAAGTGCATATATGTCAGTTTTAGCCGTATGATCACCATTGTTTAGAAGCTCTGGCGCCTTAATTTATCCAAATTCACCACCGTTGCCAACGCGCAGGATAATTTTGGCATTCTGCCACTTACCGAAAATCTGTACGAACATTTGGAGCTTGTGGGGGTAAATCCAAGGCTGAAATCTCCTGTCAACATTGCGCTTCCAAATCGGCCAGTTGAGGCCTTTTATCGTCTGATAAAAGGATGTTATCCTGCGTAATTGAGTCTTAGATAGGCACATTGAATAGGGTTGAAAGAAGTTACGGGTTTCAAGTCTCCGTGAACCTATGAGAAAACACTTCAGCAATCCGAATTATTAGCAAAGCGATGACATACAATTCCAATCCCATGCAGATACGACAGTGTTTCTGTTATTTGGACACACTGAAACGTATTTGATGAATAATTTGAATCAACCAATTAACAAAAGTATTATGTGCATACGAGCTGAAGGCGATAATTTTCATCAAGGTCTCCTGAGAGGCATGGCCCAAGTGGGCCGTTATTAATCCATGGAGAAACAAGTGCTATCTGGTTCTTGAATTGTGCAAATCCAAGTATTTTGAGTACGCCGGGATGGGCTGACCGAGCCCAGATGTATAGCTCCTTGGCGGCACGCTACAATCCCGTAGCGATGTAAGGTACAGCTATATCTATTCAGAACAACGCGTACCTTCAAGCTCTTGCGGCTCTCCTCTGAGTTACCGCATTTGCCTAGAATCCCTATAGACTTGATTGCGACAGGTTGGCCGCTTTTTAGGAAGCCAAGATAAATCAAGCCGAACCCCCCTTGTGTAGAATGGGATTGTGAGCAAAGATCGAGGTCCAAGTCGTTAGAGATATCAGCACAACCATGTTCAGTTAGGCAGCACATCACATCATCTAGCGACTATGTTGTAAGACATTAGATTGGTAATTGCCTATTCATCAACATGAAGAAGCTACTTTACCATGGTACTATTTATGCAATCTATTTCTATGAGTTCCATTCCTCTTGGTCAAATCTTGGTGGTCAGAAAATTCAGGAATAATCCTAACTTACTCTTTGCAGTGAGTCTATTACTTGGAGACTGATGAAAGACAGTGAGATCTAGGTTGGGTTGTTCAAGTAACTCAACCATGTAGGAATAGGGAAACAACAAGTTGTACGAAAACCTATTGAACAGACGTTTATCATAAGCAAAAGAATCAATCTCAGGATGATTTGGCTAATTCTAACTTCCTTGTAAACTTCCCGCAGTGCGAGGACCGTTTTGTATGCTATAGTAGAAACGAGGTATCGTACTTTAGTGAGTTGTGAGCAGGAATGTATTTTTTGTAGAAAAGGGAGTCGAGTGCGCGTCGGATTTTCTTATAGAAATGTCTATGAGTTTGAACAGagtgtggtggtggtagtgggggTGCTCGATTATAAGCATGGTAGCGTTTATTAGGAACTTGCTCGACGAGTATCGTGACTGTGCCTTGTAAGGCGCATTAATATTACCCCTTTTGGTAATAACGAGTTACTGTTTGACACTGTCCCTGAAAGGGGCGCACGCGGGACGTGGGTACGCACTCCGGCTCGCCATCACATGGGCCCAGACACATTGAAAGTTATGATTAATCTCGTTGCTCAACAAAACGTTTGAGCTTTCTCATGAGAATCGTTGCTTCCTTTAGCTGAATGAAACGTCGAGTTACCATGAGCTATTGGTTTCGTAGTCAGACATATTGACGAgaatgaatatatgcgtcctTACAAGCAAAAAGCTCAAAAGTTCTTCATGTCCTACGTGGTCCGCTATAATTTTTATATAGTCCGATTCCAAAAATCTGCTCATGCACTCGAATGGACTCTTGATAAACTTATTTCTGAATAAACATTAAAAGATCGCGCGAATCAGATTGTTGATTTTCTCCCACCTATTCGTAACCATCCAACGAGCCCATAATGCGCACATCAACCTTCCCCTTTCGGTCTCGACTTGGACTCCAGCTTGAGATGCTGACGTAGCCTCCTTTGCAAACAATTCTTCCTCGGCTGCAAGTACTTGCTCTGCTAATATCCCAAAATCTTTCGTCGGCAATTCGCGCAAAACATCATATATGCGCCCTTGGTTATTAACTCGACTCGAGTATGGTGGCAAAAAGATACCCCCGGGTTCTGCGTTTCGAATAGGCGAATAAAGTGTGGGCTCGGGTGTATGACTCTGGACTCTGACAATGGGCTCGAGATCCAAGGCAGGCGTTTCTTCTATAACCGAGTTTCCTTCGCCTTTAACCAGTGGGGCTTCGCCGAGACTTGGTGAGGGGTCTCTCGCTGTTCAACCTCAACGTCTGTCCTAGTTAGGATGCCTGGTATTTCGGGAGGGAGAGAAAGGGGCTCGTTATCGTCTAGTTGTGGTTGGAGATCGGGTGGATGGTTTCCACGTTCGAACTCGGCCCGATTTGCGAGCATATCACCGATTCGGGTCGAAGGGGCAATCTCTTGAGGTACCTGAATAGCTTCATTGTCATCGCTTACAAGCTCAAAGCTGACTGGGGGTAAAACAATTTTGATCTCTCGGACTCGTCTGTTAGACACAATGTCCTGTTTCTGGTGCGCATACACAGATGAATAAAGTAGGTCGGATCCAGAACTCGACTCACCTCCTGGTTGATGGTAACTTGAACCTGTGGGTGCGCGCGCTCATAATGGACTCGAAGAATGTGTAGAGCAGGGAATGGTGCGCATATACTACACACAGCGCATGCCCAAGGCTGAAGGGTCTGCTCGAAAACGTGATGCTCTCCCTGGACGGTGAGGCGATACTTTAATTTAAAATCAGGCGGAGGTGGTTTAGGGTGTAAAGGTCGAATGTTTGATACACGATTATACATCAATCGAGCAGCACTATCAACTCCCCACTCGACATCAAAGTGAATATAGGCCGGAGCTTGGAACCCACTGATGCGGACGCTCTCGTCGCGGTAGCATTCTCTGGAGTGATATTAGAGCGAAGCCAAACAGTCTCTGCACGCTGTGATAGTGGTGCGAATCCAGAAGAACTAGTGTTTGGACCAACGAGATCGACTCGAGAATACAAGCGAGATGCGTTGTCACCCCAAGTAACAGTTTCTCCGGCTGGTGTGCCGATTTCCGTGAAATTATAAAGCAAGACTCCGACATACGCAAGGCCTCTAGGCAAAGAAAGAGCACGAAGAGAGACCTGCATGTCATCATCTATAGTGTGTACAAAAAAGGGAATCGAAGTGCCAGATCGAGCAGAGTTCTTATTGTGGAATTCCAAAGAAGGTATGCGCAATGGTACTTCCAGTGTGCCATTCCCAGATGTCGGAAACGTAAGATCAGCTACGCCCAAGTCGAATACCAATGGTTCGCTGTCGCCAGGATTGTTATGCTGTGCATAACATGTGTGTTCGAATTCAGTGGACTTCAATATGCAAACTTACAATGTACAGATTAGCTGCGAGTTTGGCGGAATCAGGTACCTTGAATTTTGCGGCGGTTCCAAGTTCGAATCTCGTCAATTTGAGACAGAATGTACGAGGCAATGCGCTGTTCCTTATGTATGTAGGTGCTCCTAGATACCTCACCTTTGAAACTTACGATTGTGTGACGGTTGCCGGCGTATATCTGGACACTTGGCGAGTTGACTTAGCAATCCACCTTTCCAGCCGCTCAACAGAGGTTTGTGGGTCCCGAATGTGTAGTGCATTGACTATAAAACGCTCTATTAGGATGTGCAAGGTAAGTAACAGTGATGGATCACCTGAATCCTTGGGCTCTGCTTTATCCCATGACCAAACCTTTCCCGACCAGCCGTCGCGAAGATTTCGCGCGAGGAATAATGGAGTTGATCGTAAACTATAGCGAGCGAGAGCAGGGTCCAGGCGGAATATACCCTGCGCTACTACGTCTAGAGCCAACCGAGCACCGCGATTATCTGGCGGTGGGGTTGGAGTTGGAGTCGCGGTAGGCGGATGAGGTGGGTCGAATGCAACCTTGCGTGCACGCTTATATCGTCTAGAGAAGGGTAAGTTATGACCCTGAACAAACCGAGCTCAAGGTCGTACCCAATTGTTTTAACAGGGTATGATTGACGAGGTTCAATGGGAATATCTCGGCGACTCCGCTTTTCCGACCATGGTGCCTTGGTTTTGATGCGAGCAACACTTTTCTTGGCGACCTTTAACCTGTTTCTGAAGTTAGTAGCCGGTAGTCAAAGTAGAAGATCCGGATTACCGTGATCGAGGCCGTGGTGATTCATGGCGATTCTCTGACAAATGCCGTGGCCGTTTGACCTCGTTGGTAGGCCTGGCCTTTCTCCTCCTCTTGCCTTTAGATTTACGACGTCCAGGTATCGATTTCTTCGGAAGGCATTGGGCGTCCTCGCCGCGCTCCTTAAGTGGCGGGGGAGGCGGTCTCTGGGGCATTCCAAGAGATATGATTATGCGCACAGGGTATTTATTCCGTGCAGCTGATTCAAGCATAAAAAAGTCGTCTTCCGCATTAAACCTGCCAATCGGTTCCTCGGCGTCTTCTTCATATAATTTCGTTCAAGAAATATTGGATTAAATCTAGAAGGAGGTGCGACGCGTGGTTGGTTGAACGACCGGGAAGAAGCACCAGGAATACCACTTGCGGCCACACTGATTCCTCGTCGTATAGTCGGGAACCTGTGCTGTGCCGATTGCTCATTCATGGTGGTGGATCGAAAGACTGGACCCTAATCTGGTTGCCAAATAGAGCATCACGACCACGTGCTCCCCGCGCACATTAATTAGAGCCTCGATCTCGAGCTCCTAATACCCTTCCTTGTGGCTATCTGCGATGTCTGTACCTTCAAACTCGTATAGCCATGCTGCATATGTTCTGTTGGCAGAATTTGATATCGACCAGGGCTCGGTTTTAACTCATCAATACCCCTACCCAATGGGCATTGACGAACAGTGGGTGGGACGAGCGTAAAAGCCGCGTTGGGTGCTGATAGCCCATCAGATTTATTGCGGAAATGATGATTCCTGATGGCGTACATGACCAGAAGTCTGATTGGACCATTTTCTTCCTCAACCAAGTCACCGAAAACAGGGTCACCAATTCGCTTATTGACGACGAACCAGTTGCATCGGGGGAGAAACAACCACTGCTTTATGTTCTGAACTTGGTTCGCACCGTCAAGAACCCCAACGCTCGACGGTACGTACGAATCATTTGCTCCACCATTCCAGTAAATAATCTCAGCTAGGACGTAGCGGTGCAAATGTCAAAGCATTGGCGTTATGCACTCCTCATCCCTATCTGCATATTTTCAAGCCCATCTTGACAATGGCCTTGGATGACTACTTCATCCAACCAGACGTGCAGTGTCTAGCTCGGCTCTTTGATGCGGTGAATGCCATGGATGTTTCGCGAGCGCCTGTCTTATCTCGGGATGAAATGCTCATCATGCGAGCGACAGAGCGAAAAGACGTGTTTGCTGAAAAGTTCTTTGGCACTGAGCTACTTGCCGACGTGATCACAAAGGATGGCCGCGTTACTGGACCTCATGATTCGATCTCATCGACTATATCAATGGATACGTTCGACACGGATATTGTCACCGGAGTTCGAAGTCGCAAATCAAGTTTTACGTCCAACTCTGCTCATTCTCACTCGCCTCCAACAAGCTTGACGATGAAGAACGGCGACTCAAACGAGGATGTTACTTCAAAGCCCAATGGAGATTCTGCTACTCGTACTTCATTCGACCGAATGTCTGTAGCATCCAGTATCCATCTCGGCAACCGAGGGGACAATAGTTCTACTGGACACGGCTCGATTGCCCCTGTGACCAGAAAAGTGATCAACAGCCGAAACACCCATTTCTACACGTCCTTTGTTCGATACTACACGCGCCTCAAAGAGGGTCATTTGGACCTGCCTGTCCACTGTCCGCTTTCAACTTTCCCGGAGGAAGTTGGAGATGTGAGCATTCCTTTCTTTATAAGATGATATCCAACTAAAATCGAGAACAGTTCTCTCTAATTAAACTTATCAACACGTTCCCTTCGTCCAACCCCGTTCTTGGCCCGATTACTCCCCATTTGCATCCTCAAGGCGCGCAAACGCACCCCTTGGTCGTACTATTTAACGCGCTCGTCACTCAGAAGCGAGTAATGTTCTTGGGGCAACGCTGTCCGGCTGGGGACGTTGCCAATTTCGTTCTTGCGGCGTGCGCATTCGGAGCAGGGTGTTCTGTCTTGCGGGGGTTCACCGAAAGAGCGTTTCCCTTTGTAGGCCTATTTCATACCCGTGTACTAGAGGGATTGTAAGTTTGTATACGAACTTTAGGCATTCCATTGACTGAGACTACTGATTACAGGGACTGGTTTATCGCGGGAGCATCCAACCCTGTGTTTGAGACGGTACCGATCTGGGACGTATTGTGTAATATCAACACTGGGCGAATTACAGTCCGTAAGGACATCACGATACCACCTTCGCCTCCTCCACTCCCGACTCCTGTTCATATCTCCCCTGTCGAAAGGATCGGACAAGGCATCGGCGCCAGTATTCCGAGCACGGCCGGAATTGGCGGTACCGGTGCTTTTCCTGCGCCTCCCTCTGGTTTGGTTCAAAAATCCGGCGCATCAAAGGGTGAAGATGATGAGTCGCGCGGAGGATCTAAGAAGGTTGACGAGAGTGAAAGCAGCGATAGCATGTTAATGGAAGATGTACGTCCCATCCATTATCTTCATTTCTTAATACTGACATGCATTCTGATTCTAGATCTGCGCTGTGATTCAGCACCATGCTGGAGAACTACTAGTGCGGGCCCGAGTCACTGATTATGTTCAACGCTTTGTTCGGCTTACCGCTCGTTGGGAGAACGAGGTCCACAAAACCACCGAGATCGATCACCCAAGCAGACCGTATAGTGAAGGCCAACTCGGAAGCGGTGTAACATTCATCGATGAAGCCCTCGTTGCACGCGAAATGCCATCCAACTCCTGGAGGATAAATGCCTGGCGACAAACTTCGTACTACAAATCATATCGCGACGTACGTCACTCTCGTTCGTGTGCCTATCACCAGACTGATATCTTCAATAGGATTTCAAAGCTCATCTCGAGAATCGTCATATCAAGAGTATTGATATAAACCATTTGGTGTCTCGCCTTAGATATGGCCGGAATATGTCAGACAGTGAAGCGGAGTTGATCATGAGATCACTAACCGCGTATGTTCAATCATACGAAGAGGTAGTAGAGGTAAGTATATGACTGGCTGTAATTACACCTGTGCTAATTATCAATCTCAGCTCCTTGCACTAGTCCCACCGCATCATGGCGGTATTACGCCATTGTGCTTTGGGTTATTTCATCCGGACCCAAACATTAGAGACTTGGCGGTGGACTTTATGACCAACCTTAGGTCTTACCCTGTGAGCATCTTAGTTTAAAGAGTGTGACCCTTGCTGAACCCATCCTTGGTAGATTGGTCTCCAATTCCTTGGAGGGCTGAATTACTTCCATCGCTTCGGGTATGTCCGATTGGCTCAACAGCGCGAACTCGGTGCTGCAAAGTATGCCAATGGATCTGGCGATACCAATGGTCTCAGTCGATCTCCGTCGGTACGCCTCCAATAGTGCAGAGAATGTGGTGTTCAGTATTCGATCTTGGTTGTATCCTATAGGCGCCCGAGTGGGGGCCGGTGTTATCCAGTGTCAGTTATGCAGTTTTACGAATAAGGTATTGTGTACGAATGTCTTGGCCTTTTAGACTCTAAAAAGTAATTCAATCGCGTTTAAATAATTACGTGTACGCCCATCAGATATGCCTTCCCGAACTCGCAAACTCGAGCTTCTACCTAACTACCACAAgccttgcagaaaacccctCTAAGATTAAGTCCTCTGACTACATTTTTTTATGAACTCTGAAGTTCCTGAGGCTGCTGGATGCTGGTCCGGCCTGCGTGCTCTCTTGAGTACTAAGACCAAACGCAAAAAACCTACTCAATGTTCACCAACAGACGGGACGCCCAGTTCTTCACCTCCTAAGGCAATCGGTGAACACAAGGCCATTCATAATGGCACTGAATTGCCTCCAGAATACCAATTTCCTCCTTACAGTGGAACCAGACCTGCACCCGACCGTAGGAAGGTGGCAGATAGTGACATTAAGGTTCCCCATAAACTTCCGTCTCCCGAAGCCGCCGATACTAGTGACAAAACTATCGACGAACTGAACGAGTCGCTACGAGAGCTTAGCCTTCAGATACACGGTAAGTCGATGAACCAATCCCCGGGTTTGTCCGTGTCGCCCATCATCTATCCTTTTGTTTATAGATCATCCTGAGTTAAGATGGGATGTCAAGTGAGTCTCTGCCAACGCTGGTTGTTTCCAAACTCAAATTCTACCACGAAGATATGCCCATGACGTGTTGACAGAATTCATGGAAAAACAAGGGTTTCAGGTCACTCGTCACTATCTGGCTGCCCAGCTACCGGGCAACACGGCCTGGAGAGCCGATTTTGTGCTTCCTGACAAATCTGGAAAGTCTGTTCCCGTAATTGGTCTCAACTCCGAGATGGACGCGCTTCCTGGTATCGGTCATGCGTGTGGCCATAATCTTATTGGGATAATTGGTATAGCTGGAGCTGTGGGGCTCAAGGCTGCAATGGAAAAACATGGCATCTCTGGACGAATAATACTCTTAGGCACACCCGGTATGTGTGAACAGCTAAATATGTTTTAGTCACTCGTTCCAACACTTGCTACAGCCGAAGAAGGGGGAGCCGGCAAGGTTCACTTGATAAAGGCAGGGGCATACCAAGAAATGGACATTTGTATGATGTAGGTCTCCGAGCTATGAATCTGACACAAGGTACCAAGTCTCATTACCTCGACTTCAGGGCACACCCTGGTCCAGGAGACAGCCGAAGGGTGGAAAATTCGGCCACACTCGCGTTGCAGGCCTTCACAGTCGAGTATCACGGAAAAGGGTATTTACGAATTTATTCGGTTTCTTCAAATACTGATGAACTTAACACTTAGTGCACACGCTGGAGCTGCTCCATGGGAAGGGAGAAATGCCTTGGATGCTGCATTCGTTGCGTATTCTGCGCTCAGTGCTTTACGCCAACAGATTCATCCTACTGCCAGACTTCATGGTATAATTGAGGGACGTGACTGGGCATCAAATGGTGAGGTCCAGAAGAACCGCGCGAGTAAATAAGTACATACTCACATGCGCGCACCAGTTATCCCaaattatgccaagatgacATACACCGTTAGAGCCCCTGCCTGGAGTGAAGTTGTGGCCTTGCGAGCCAGAGTTAACAGGTGTTTTGAGTAAGTCCGTCATTGTGTCAATATAGTAGAGCACTAAGTTGCTTGGCATAGGGCTGCAGCGCATGCAACCTCGTGTGAGATCACATTCACTGAGATAGATAGCATGAAAGACCTTCAGTCAAACCAACTGCTGTCAGATGAATTTGGAGCTATCATGGCCAGCCGACACGGATACCCATACAGGCCCAACGAAGAAATTGGGGCATCTACTGACTTTGTAAGTCGCCTAGATTTAACGGACGAATATTGGCTAATCGGATCTGTCAGGGCAATGTTACATACGGTAAGAAAGGGGACCCAACACACACTGATACTAACGACTGGTTATCTACCTCATAGAATTACCTGCTATACACCCTGGGTTCGGTAAGGTCAAGCACTGTTTCAACATTACTAGAAGTGCTGACATTCATGAAGCGATTCCAACTACGCCGGGCGGTGGGAATCATACGCCAGGTTTCACAGCCGCCGCTAGGACCCAAGAGGCACATGAGCGTGCCATTGCTGTCTCCAAAGGCCTAGCAACTCTAGGTCTCCGTGCCCTCTTAGATGAAGACTTTCTACAAC
Proteins encoded:
- a CDS encoding kinase domain protein, whose product is MPQRPPPPPLKERGEDAQCLPKKSIPGRRKSKGKRRRKARPTNEVKRPRHLSENRHESPRPRSRLKVAKKSVARIKTKAPWSEKRSRRDIPIEPRQSYPVKTIGRYKRARKVAFDPPHPPTATPTPTPPPDNRGARLALDVVAQGIFRLDPALARYSLRSTPLFLARNLRDGWSGKVWSWDKAEPKDSVNALHIRDPQTSVERLERWIAKSTRQVSRYTPATVTQSALPRTFCLKLTRFELGTAAKFKVPDSAKLAANLYIHNNPGDSEPLVFDLGVADLTFPTSGNGTLEVPLRIPSLEFHNKNSARSGTSIPFFVHTIDDDMQVSLRALSLPRGLAYVGVLLYNFTEIGTPAGETVTWGDNASRLYSRVDLVGPNTSSSGFAPLSQRAETVWLRSNITPENATATRASASWGVDSAARLMYNRVSNIRPLHPKPPPPDFKLKYRLTVQGEHHVFEQTLQPWACAVCSICAPFPALHILRVHYERAHPQVQVTINQEKQDIVSNRRVREIKIVLPPVSFELVSDDNEAIQVPQEIAPSTRIGDMLANRAEFERGNHPPDLQPQLDDNEPLSLPPEIPGILTRTDVEVEQRETPHQVSAKPHWLKAKETRVQSHTPEPTLYSPIRNAEPGGIFLPPYSSRVNNQGRIYDVLRELPTKDFGILAEQVLAAEEELFAKEATSASQAGVQVETERGRLMFSYNLLFPYSYMVELLEQPNLDLTVFHQSPSNRLTAKNDVMCCLTEHGCADISNDLDLDLCSQSHSTQGGFGLIYLGFLKSGQPVAIKSIGILGKCGNSEESRKSLKRAAKELYIWARSAHPGVLKILGFAQFKNQIALVSPWINNGPLGPCLSGDLDENYRLQLCVQITETLSYLHGIGIVHGDLKPTIKGLNWPIWKRNVDRRFQPWIYPHKLQMFVQIFELLNNGDHTAKTDIYALGMTMLNIMTGKQPFSDKSILAIVMEVAIKKNRPSYSAFLVFVEKKHRRDRLWQLLERCWAHNPGDRPTATEVLNSLLELEQEPQDQEPSSPSAHVRP
- a CDS encoding polarity axis stabilization protein — encoded protein: MSVPSNSYSHAAYVLLAEFDIDQGSVLTHQYPYPMGIDEQFIAEMMIPDGVHDQKSDWTIFFLNQVTENRVTNSLIDDEPVASGEKQPLLYVLNLVRTVKNPNARRGANVKALALCTPHPYLHIFKPILTMALDDYFIQPDVQCLARLFDAVNAMDVSRAPVLSRDEMLIMRATERKDVFAEKFFGTELLADVITKDGRVTGPHDSISSTISMDTFDTDIVTGVRSRKSSFTSNSAHSHSPPTSLTMKNGDSNEDVTSKPNGDSATRTSFDRMSVASSIHLGNRGDNSSTGHGSIAPVTRKVINSRNTHFYTSFVRYYTRLKEGHLDLPVHCPLSTFPEEVGDFSLIKLINTFPSSNPVLGPITPHLHPQGAQTHPLVVLFNALVTQKRVMFLGQRCPAGDVANFVLAACAFGAGCSVLRGFTERAFPFVGLFHTRVLEGLDWFIAGASNPVFETVPIWDVLCNINTGRITVRKDITIPPSPPPLPTPVHISPVERIGQGIGASIPSTAGIGGTGAFPAPPSGLVQKSGASKGEDDESRGGSKKVDESESSDSMLMEDICAVIQHHAGELLVRARVTDYVQRFVRLTARWENEVHKTTEIDHPSRPYSEGQLGSGVTFIDEALVAREMPSNSWRINAWRQTSYYKSYRDDFKAHLENRHIKSIDINHLVSRLRYGRNMSDSEAELIMRSLTAYVQSYEEVVELLALVPPHHGGITPLCFGLFHPDPNIRDLAVDFMTNLRSYPIGLQFLGGLNYFHRFGYVRLAQQRELGAAKYANGSGDTNGLSRSPSAPEWGPVLSSAAGCWSGLRALLSTKTKRKKPTQCSPTDGTPSSSPPKAIGEHKAIHNGTELPPEYQFPPYSGTRPAPDRRKVADSDIKVPHKLPSPEAADTSDKTIDELNESLRELSLQIHDHPELRWDVKYAHDVLTEFMEKQGFQVTRHYLAAQLPGNTAWRADFVLPDKSGKSVPVIGLNSEMDALPGIGHACGHNLIGIIGIAGAVGLKAAMEKHGISGRIILLGTPAEEGGAGKVHLIKAGAYQEMDICMMAHPGPGDSRRVENSATLALQAFTVEYHGKGAHAGAAPWEGRNALDAAFVAYSALSALRQQIHPTARLHGIIEGRDWASNVIPNYAKMTYTVRAPAWSEVVALRARVNRCFEAAAHATSCEITFTEIDSMKDLQSNQLLSDEFGAIMASRHGYPYRPNEEIGASTDFGNVTYELPAIHPGFAIPTTPGGGNHTPGFTAAARTQEAHERAIAVSKGLATLGLRALLDEDFLQQ